A part of Actinomycetes bacterium genomic DNA contains:
- the mraY gene encoding phospho-N-acetylmuramoyl-pentapeptide-transferase — protein MNWIFLSIIIGGLISLVATPVFIKFQKSKQIGESIRVDGPKTHSAKVGTPTMGGMVFVLSSLIAFAAASLIKYFRYQEFSYEGIFVFSVFIMCSLIGFIDDYISLKKKRSLGLRGWVKIFLLVLVCLYFVIVGIWVLNLDTTIGLPSTSIVWDMGNWYYVLVVIIIISATNAVNLTDGLDGLAAGTSSIVLGMFLFIAFLEWSIFDISYGIDIAVICGGTIAACIGFLWWNTAPAEIFMGDTGSFGLGGLIAAVAIILKQELLLLVIGGIFVIETLSVIIQVLWFKMFKKRVFKMAPIHHHFEVMGWPEIKVIIRFWIVGALLAGLGFFMYYVKFID, from the coding sequence ATGAACTGGATTTTTTTATCAATAATAATTGGCGGGCTTATATCGCTGGTGGCAACACCGGTATTCATAAAGTTTCAAAAAAGCAAACAGATTGGTGAAAGTATAAGGGTTGATGGCCCTAAAACCCATTCGGCAAAGGTTGGCACTCCCACCATGGGAGGGATGGTATTTGTGTTGTCTTCTCTTATCGCTTTTGCTGCAGCCAGCCTTATAAAGTATTTCAGGTACCAGGAGTTCAGTTATGAAGGTATCTTTGTGTTTTCAGTATTTATAATGTGTTCACTGATAGGTTTTATTGATGATTATATTTCTCTGAAAAAAAAGAGATCACTGGGCTTGCGGGGCTGGGTTAAGATATTTTTGCTGGTCCTGGTCTGCCTCTATTTTGTGATTGTCGGGATATGGGTACTGAACTTGGACACTACTATTGGTCTGCCTTCGACCTCTATAGTATGGGATATGGGAAACTGGTACTATGTCCTGGTGGTAATTATCATAATAAGTGCTACCAATGCAGTAAATTTAACCGATGGCCTGGACGGACTGGCTGCAGGAACTTCTTCTATTGTGTTAGGTATGTTTTTATTTATAGCTTTTCTGGAATGGTCCATCTTTGATATAAGTTACGGAATCGATATTGCGGTCATTTGCGGGGGCACTATTGCTGCCTGTATCGGGTTTTTATGGTGGAATACTGCGCCGGCAGAGATATTTATGGGTGATACTGGTTCCTTTGGGCTGGGAGGGTTGATAGCTGCTGTGGCTATTATCTTAAAACAGGAATTATTGCTGCTGGTTATAGGAGGAATTTTTGTAATAGAAACCCTTTCGGTAATTATACAGGTGCTCTGGTTTAAAATGTTTAAAAAGAGGGTATTCAAAATGGCTCCCATACACCATCATTTTGAGGTAATGGGCTGGCCGGAAATAAAGGTGATCATAAGGTTCTGGATAGTGGGAGCTCTGCTAGCAGGGCTGGGATTCTTTATGTATTATGTAAAATTTATAGACTAG
- a CDS encoding UDP-N-acetylmuramoyl-L-alanyl-D-glutamate--2,6-diaminopimelate ligase, giving the protein MKLKKILEGLDYRLLKGSLDQDIKDVCINSKQVKSGSLFVAIQGFKTDGHNFIGQAADNGAEAVVLQRKPAQDLPLFQVLVKDSRASLAGIAANFFNHPSNKMKLVGITGTNGKTTTCFLINSIFRQAGKNSSMITTVKSFIKDKEIKFDRTTPDALELNRFFDDSVKQGAEAAVMEVSSHSLDLKRVNHICFEGFVFTNLSQDHLDYHHTMDNYFEAKQKLFKPLNRKLYGGKFAVINIDDDYGQKLYQATDLETTGYSLNNESAELKAENIENSIEGLKFDLYYKGKKFLAINSRLSGRFNVYNIMAAVGVVNNMGIDRQVIRQGVEALSGVPGRFEKIDTDMDFTVIVDYAHTPDGLQNVLSTIQQLKKKNSRVITIFGCGGDRDQKKRKIMGAAAGKYSDISIITSDNPRSEDPMAIIAMIEKGFTGSNDYLVIPDRKEAIGEALHLAKTDDIVLIAGKGHEDYQEFADYRIHFSDQEIVRNIL; this is encoded by the coding sequence ATGAAGTTAAAAAAGATACTAGAGGGATTAGATTACCGGCTGCTGAAGGGAAGTTTGGACCAGGATATAAAGGATGTATGTATTAACTCCAAACAGGTTAAAAGCGGAAGCCTGTTTGTGGCAATCCAGGGATTTAAAACCGACGGGCATAATTTTATAGGACAGGCTGCTGATAATGGGGCTGAAGCTGTGGTTTTGCAGAGAAAACCCGCGCAGGATTTACCCCTGTTCCAGGTTTTAGTAAAGGACAGCAGGGCTAGCCTGGCCGGCATAGCTGCTAATTTTTTTAATCACCCCAGCAACAAAATGAAGCTGGTGGGAATAACCGGCACTAATGGCAAAACTACTACCTGTTTTTTAATAAATTCAATATTCAGACAGGCTGGCAAAAATTCATCTATGATAACTACGGTTAAGTCCTTTATAAAGGATAAAGAAATAAAGTTTGACCGAACCACCCCTGATGCCCTGGAGCTCAACCGTTTTTTTGATGATAGTGTAAAGCAGGGGGCAGAAGCAGCGGTTATGGAAGTGTCTTCACATTCCCTGGATTTAAAAAGGGTAAATCATATATGCTTTGAAGGTTTTGTATTTACTAATTTATCCCAGGATCATCTGGATTATCATCACACTATGGATAATTATTTTGAGGCAAAACAAAAATTGTTCAAACCTTTGAATCGAAAACTTTATGGGGGAAAATTTGCGGTTATAAATATTGACGATGATTACGGTCAAAAGTTATATCAGGCAACTGATTTAGAAACCACCGGTTATTCCCTAAACAATGAATCAGCTGAGCTGAAGGCAGAAAATATAGAAAACAGCATAGAAGGCTTAAAGTTTGATTTGTATTATAAAGGTAAGAAGTTTCTGGCCATAAATTCCAGGCTTTCCGGCCGGTTTAATGTTTACAATATTATGGCGGCAGTAGGGGTTGTTAACAATATGGGAATTGACCGCCAAGTTATAAGACAGGGAGTGGAAGCACTGTCAGGGGTGCCGGGAAGGTTTGAGAAGATAGATACAGATATGGATTTTACAGTGATTGTTGATTATGCCCATACACCGGATGGCCTTCAGAATGTATTGTCTACCATCCAGCAATTAAAAAAGAAAAATAGCCGGGTAATAACTATTTTTGGCTGTGGCGGAGACAGGGATCAGAAAAAAAGGAAAATAATGGGTGCTGCTGCCGGTAAGTATTCTGATATAAGCATAATTACCTCCGATAACCCACGGTCCGAGGACCCCATGGCTATAATAGCCATGATAGAAAAAGGTTTTACCGGCAGCAATGATTATTTAGTTATTCCCGACCGGAAAGAAGCGATAGGGGAAGCCCTCCATCTGGCCAAAACCGATGATATAGTCTTAATAGCAGGGAAGGGGCATGAAGATTATCAGGAATTTGCAGATTACCGGATACATTTTAGTGACCAGGAAATAGTAAGAAATATTTTATAG
- a CDS encoding penicillin-binding protein 2 → MKNKQMRRQKDHKVSRKRIYFLFILFLLGFFILAYKLVDIQYINASKYKSYADYQHTDESILSAKRGKILDRNGIELAVSLIEKTVYANPKRVADTVTEAAILSDILDLDQEEIIQKLSQDDLGFVYVQRKVGTEVAEEIEQLNLPGIYIQNEAKRFYPQDTLGAAIIGFTGIDNNGLSGIELQYEKNLRGVDGKFIAEKDVFGNIIPGDKQTYIEPINGDDIMLTIDSQIQYFAEQELQKVVEDYSALRGMVVIMNPDNGEVYAMANYPVFDPNDYEDYDPETYKLLGTSYTYEPGSTFKIINIASALQNGRVGSEQLFNLPAQIQVGDRFIKEIFRTAPIDYSTKDIIKNSSNVGAVKVALAMGRQLFWESVKEFGFGQKTGIDYPGEESGYMYDYRTWPESTIGAMAIGQSITVTPIQLLRAASAIANGGYLVTPNLVKEISKKEDLLKIDNEKGKVRILDQDTSNRVKDMMLAVVEGGTGQNAGVEGVKVCGKTGTAEKANKNGAGYDEGRVITSFIGYAPYEHPQAAILIVIDEPQGGENEIWGGTVAAPLFSKLMKFSLQRLSMIN, encoded by the coding sequence GTGAAAAACAAGCAAATGAGAAGGCAAAAGGACCATAAAGTAAGCAGGAAAAGAATTTATTTCCTGTTTATTTTGTTTTTACTGGGTTTTTTTATTCTTGCCTATAAACTGGTGGATATACAATATATTAATGCTTCAAAGTACAAGAGTTATGCTGATTACCAGCATACCGATGAATCTATTCTAAGTGCCAAAAGAGGCAAGATACTGGATAGAAACGGGATAGAACTGGCAGTAAGTTTGATTGAAAAAACGGTATATGCCAATCCAAAACGGGTAGCAGATACAGTAACTGAAGCTGCCATTTTATCTGATATTTTGGATTTGGACCAGGAAGAAATTATTCAAAAACTAAGCCAGGATGATCTGGGGTTTGTGTATGTGCAAAGAAAAGTAGGTACAGAGGTTGCCGAGGAGATAGAACAATTGAATTTACCGGGAATCTATATACAGAATGAAGCTAAAAGATTTTATCCCCAGGATACCCTGGGGGCGGCTATAATTGGTTTTACGGGTATTGATAATAACGGTTTATCCGGAATTGAACTTCAATATGAGAAGAATCTCAGGGGCGTGGATGGTAAATTTATTGCCGAGAAAGATGTATTTGGCAATATTATTCCAGGGGACAAGCAAACCTATATAGAACCCATTAACGGAGACGATATTATGCTTACCATTGATTCCCAGATCCAATATTTTGCCGAACAGGAACTTCAAAAAGTAGTAGAAGATTATAGTGCGTTAAGGGGCATGGTAGTTATAATGAATCCGGATAACGGTGAAGTATATGCTATGGCCAATTATCCGGTTTTTGACCCCAATGATTATGAAGACTATGATCCGGAAACCTATAAACTGCTGGGGACCTCTTATACTTATGAGCCCGGCTCTACTTTTAAAATTATAAATATTGCGTCTGCTCTGCAGAATGGGCGCGTGGGAAGTGAGCAGTTATTTAATCTTCCTGCCCAGATACAGGTTGGAGACAGATTTATTAAAGAAATATTCAGGACAGCTCCTATCGATTACAGCACCAAGGATATAATTAAAAATTCCAGTAATGTAGGGGCAGTAAAAGTCGCTCTTGCTATGGGCAGACAGTTGTTCTGGGAAAGCGTGAAAGAATTTGGCTTTGGGCAAAAGACAGGAATCGATTATCCCGGGGAAGAATCAGGGTATATGTATGACTACCGTACCTGGCCGGAATCAACCATAGGGGCCATGGCTATTGGTCAGAGTATTACAGTTACCCCTATACAGCTGCTGAGGGCTGCCAGTGCCATTGCTAATGGTGGTTATCTGGTAACCCCCAACCTGGTGAAAGAAATAAGTAAGAAAGAGGATTTACTGAAAATTGACAATGAAAAAGGTAAGGTAAGAATTCTTGACCAGGATACCTCCAATCGGGTAAAGGACATGATGCTGGCAGTAGTTGAAGGGGGGACGGGGCAAAATGCAGGGGTGGAAGGAGTAAAGGTATGCGGTAAAACCGGTACTGCGGAAAAAGCTAATAAAAATGGAGCAGGTTATGATGAGGGAAGGGTTATAACTTCATTTATAGGGTATGCTCCTTATGAACATCCCCAGGCAGCAATTCTTATAGTAATAGATGAACCCCAGGGAGGAGAAAATGAGATCTGGGGTGGAACGGTTGCAGCACCCCTTTTCAGCAAATTAATGAAGTTTTCTCTACAGAGACTAAGCATGATAAATTAG
- a CDS encoding UDP-N-acetylmuramoyl-tripeptide--D-alanyl-D-alanine ligase: MEKIELNQIIKWTGSRKLAGGGSEFIGSISTDSRSVGAGDFFIPLKGPNFDGHKFIPEAIKKGATGFVIENSYAAGIDIDSYAHKIVLSVKDTLKFMQDVAYHYIRMINPVVIGITGSAGKTTTKDMLASILGESHDIGFTPKNYNNEIGVPKAILNLGQHTDFFIAEIAMRKKGQIKQLSRLIGPDIGIITSVGESHLQFFESVEEIARTKAEIASELSGNKGVLFLNHDNPWTGLIKDICGCRTKQFGRNHDLDYNFKNESMDSGGCFGFDFCNRKNRLATVHLTIAGYHNIYNACAAAGVSHYLQVSVEDIRKGLAAAVIEKDRMQVLKKGSITVIDDCYNANPLSVACALESLRQIADMKKARSVAVLAEMLELGPDSDQLHYEMGKKIAENNIDLLITFGKIARNINQGYGKDSYYFENKQDCLEAIRGLIKAGDVVLIKGSRANRMEDIIDKI; this comes from the coding sequence ATGGAAAAGATTGAGTTAAACCAGATAATAAAGTGGACTGGATCCAGGAAATTGGCCGGTGGCGGTAGTGAATTCATTGGTTCAATTTCCACTGACAGCCGAAGCGTTGGAGCCGGTGATTTTTTTATCCCCTTAAAAGGCCCTAATTTTGATGGCCATAAATTTATACCGGAAGCCATAAAAAAAGGTGCCACTGGATTCGTTATTGAAAACTCATATGCAGCTGGTATAGATATTGATTCATATGCCCATAAAATAGTACTGTCGGTGAAAGATACCCTGAAGTTTATGCAGGATGTGGCCTACCATTATATCAGGATGATCAATCCTGTGGTTATAGGTATTACCGGCAGTGCAGGAAAAACTACTACCAAGGATATGCTGGCAAGCATTCTGGGTGAGAGCCATGATATAGGATTTACTCCTAAAAACTATAATAATGAAATAGGTGTGCCTAAAGCTATTTTGAATTTAGGGCAGCATACCGATTTTTTCATAGCGGAAATTGCCATGAGAAAAAAGGGTCAGATAAAACAGCTGTCCCGGCTCATAGGGCCGGATATCGGGATTATTACCTCTGTTGGCGAGTCTCATTTGCAATTCTTTGAAAGTGTAGAGGAAATTGCCAGAACCAAGGCAGAAATTGCTTCTGAGCTATCCGGCAATAAGGGGGTACTGTTCTTAAATCACGATAATCCATGGACTGGCCTGATTAAAGATATATGCGGCTGTAGAACTAAACAATTCGGCCGCAACCATGACCTGGATTATAATTTTAAGAATGAGAGCATGGATAGCGGAGGTTGCTTTGGTTTTGATTTCTGCAACCGGAAAAACAGGCTGGCTACAGTACACTTAACCATTGCCGGCTACCATAATATTTATAATGCTTGTGCAGCGGCGGGAGTAAGCCATTATCTCCAGGTTTCTGTAGAGGATATCCGGAAGGGCCTGGCTGCAGCTGTAATTGAGAAAGACAGGATGCAGGTTTTAAAAAAGGGCAGCATTACTGTTATAGATGACTGCTATAACGCAAATCCCCTGTCGGTTGCCTGTGCCCTGGAGAGTTTAAGGCAAATTGCTGATATGAAGAAGGCAAGATCAGTAGCCGTACTTGCGGAAATGCTTGAGCTTGGCCCGGATTCAGACCAACTTCATTATGAAATGGGCAAAAAAATTGCGGAAAACAATATTGACCTGCTTATAACTTTTGGTAAGATAGCCAGAAACATCAACCAGGGTTACGGGAAGGACAGTTATTATTTTGAAAATAAGCAGGATTGCCTGGAGGCCATAAGAGGCTTGATTAAAGCTGGTGATGTGGTTTTAATTAAAGGCTCCCGGGCAAACCGGATGGAAGATATCATAGACAAAATTTAG